One genomic window of Candidatus Nitrospira inopinata includes the following:
- a CDS encoding uracil-DNA glycosylase produces MMTTPLQELAQSLVNCQRCKLARLGRTQVVFGVGNPQASIMFVGEAPGFHEDQQGEPFVGAAGKLLNDLLASAGLSRDQIYIANVIKCRPPNNRDPETDEVDTCKPFLLRQIQLIRPQLVCSLGNWATQTLLGRKVGITKVKAQAFYLKDFVLFPLLHPAAALHQGNLLAPLKEDFKKLKEFLDKHTKAANPIHDTPATAPALQIESPKPTQMDLFG; encoded by the coding sequence ATGATGACGACACCGCTCCAGGAGCTTGCCCAGTCCCTCGTCAACTGCCAGCGATGCAAACTGGCCAGGCTGGGCCGCACGCAAGTCGTCTTCGGCGTGGGCAACCCACAGGCCAGCATTATGTTCGTGGGCGAAGCGCCGGGCTTCCATGAAGATCAGCAGGGCGAGCCGTTTGTGGGCGCGGCGGGAAAACTGTTGAACGATTTGCTCGCCTCGGCGGGACTGTCGCGCGATCAGATCTACATCGCCAACGTCATCAAATGCCGCCCGCCAAACAACCGAGACCCGGAGACGGACGAAGTGGACACGTGCAAACCGTTTCTGCTCCGGCAAATTCAACTGATCCGTCCGCAACTGGTCTGTTCGCTCGGCAACTGGGCCACGCAAACCTTGCTGGGACGCAAGGTCGGCATTACCAAGGTCAAAGCGCAGGCCTTTTACCTGAAAGACTTTGTGTTGTTTCCTCTCTTGCATCCGGCCGCGGCCCTGCACCAAGGCAACCTGTTGGCGCCGCTCAAAGAGGATTTCAAAAAACTCAAGGAATTCCTCGACAAACACACCAAAGCAGCCAACCCAATACACGACACTCCCGCGACCGCGCCTGCCCTCCAGATCGAATCACCCAAACCGACGCAGATGGATCTGTTCGGTTGA
- a CDS encoding FAD-dependent oxidoreductase, with amino-acid sequence MGSRLPIFVIAGASQTVLILGAGLTGSAAASLLTEESHRVTLLDFLNWEDGYKTDKNDAMPMTFGGHGETSRAIHPVEQDAALRADRTIPLEFLLPDGQTAAYFPARLPGILQWIAGLSRFEGLTRRDRWRLLTYVERIWEGTESLPADLDNRTADEWLASIGQSPESRTYIWNPLGLWLTGNGLERLAGSVFIRQLSVLFLGKARDASLTYRYGSIGDRLIGPMRHALERQGAQVLRQTEPPLLRIGPRGIEEVRLHDGGSLRAQWYIAALPYRKLLALLPEQLLARYAYFAQLAELEPLPEVMVEFRRPSTAPFPRLVLLGGELFHYLVVAPSGPNETTYRLSMIGHSPLTESTDDSLLRLGYEELRRIFPHGTPRHDQSGVVHRDDHAALSLRPGATLRRPLQQSPLPNLLLAGPWTDTGWPANVESAIASARRCTDIIRGRIAG; translated from the coding sequence GTGGGCTCGCGGCTCCCGATTTTCGTGATCGCCGGAGCTTCACAAACCGTCCTCATTTTAGGCGCAGGCCTGACCGGATCGGCGGCGGCCTCCCTCCTGACCGAAGAAAGCCACCGAGTCACCCTGCTGGACTTCCTCAACTGGGAAGACGGCTACAAGACCGACAAAAACGACGCCATGCCGATGACATTCGGAGGGCACGGGGAAACATCACGGGCGATTCATCCGGTCGAGCAGGACGCCGCCTTGCGGGCGGACAGAACCATTCCCCTCGAATTTCTCTTGCCCGACGGGCAAACCGCCGCCTATTTTCCCGCTCGCCTTCCTGGAATTTTACAGTGGATCGCCGGTCTTTCTCGTTTTGAGGGCCTCACCCGGCGTGACCGCTGGCGATTGCTCACCTATGTGGAACGAATCTGGGAAGGGACGGAATCGCTCCCGGCCGATTTGGACAATCGGACGGCCGATGAATGGCTGGCGTCGATCGGACAGAGCCCGGAAAGCCGAACATACATCTGGAACCCGCTCGGCCTGTGGTTGACCGGAAACGGTCTTGAACGTCTCGCCGGCTCCGTTTTCATCCGGCAACTGTCGGTTCTGTTTCTCGGAAAGGCCCGGGACGCTTCTCTCACATATCGTTACGGATCCATCGGTGATCGTTTGATAGGTCCGATGCGGCACGCACTGGAACGGCAGGGAGCCCAAGTCCTGCGCCAGACAGAACCCCCGCTGCTTCGAATCGGACCGCGCGGTATTGAAGAAGTCCGGCTCCACGACGGCGGTTCTCTTCGCGCCCAGTGGTACATCGCCGCTCTTCCTTATCGAAAACTGCTCGCCTTGTTGCCGGAACAACTTCTCGCACGCTACGCCTATTTCGCGCAGCTCGCCGAGCTGGAACCGCTGCCCGAAGTCATGGTGGAGTTTCGACGACCATCGACCGCTCCGTTTCCCCGATTGGTTTTGCTGGGCGGAGAGCTGTTTCATTACTTGGTCGTTGCGCCATCGGGACCGAATGAAACGACGTATCGGCTTTCGATGATCGGTCATTCGCCCCTGACGGAATCCACCGACGACAGCCTGCTTCGCCTTGGATACGAAGAACTCCGACGGATTTTTCCCCACGGCACGCCGCGTCATGATCAATCCGGCGTCGTCCATCGCGACGACCATGCTGCGCTGTCGCTCCGGCCCGGCGCGACATTGCGCAGACCGCTTCAGCAAAGTCCCCTGCCCAATCTTCTCCTCGCCGGCCCATGGACGGACACCGGATGGCCGGCCAACGTTGAAAGCGCGATCGCCAGTGCGCGACGTTGCACGGACATCATCCGCGGCCGGATCGCAGGCTGA
- the hpnD gene encoding presqualene diphosphate synthase HpnD gives MAGMTVDEAQAYCTAYTKKSGSNFYYSFLFLPKASRNAMYTVYAFCKAVDSAVDEPPAGSDPKEVLRQWRAELDAAYGGTPVSPIAVSLARHIKTFSIPKVYFEELIKGVEMDLLNNRYVTFDELSLYCYRVASVVGLICLHIFGVTSPRAQDYAVALGMAFQLTNILRDVGVDADDNRIYLPLDDLQACNCPERGVLKKIYTPEFKTLMKKEAARARHYYEKARSAFTALTPSERRALVVAEIMRAIYSRILGKIERTDYQVFGPRVTLSTPHRLAVAFGVWARGSRFS, from the coding sequence ATGGCCGGCATGACCGTCGACGAAGCGCAGGCGTACTGCACCGCCTATACCAAGAAAAGCGGCAGCAACTTTTATTATTCGTTTCTCTTCCTACCCAAAGCGTCGCGCAACGCCATGTATACCGTCTATGCGTTCTGCAAAGCGGTGGACAGCGCGGTCGATGAACCGCCGGCGGGGAGCGACCCCAAGGAAGTGCTGCGACAATGGCGGGCCGAGCTCGACGCCGCCTACGGCGGCACTCCCGTTTCGCCGATTGCCGTCAGCCTCGCGCGCCATATTAAGACCTTTTCGATCCCCAAAGTTTATTTTGAAGAACTGATCAAGGGCGTCGAAATGGATCTATTGAACAACCGGTACGTCACATTCGACGAGCTGTCCCTTTATTGCTATCGGGTGGCGTCTGTCGTGGGGCTCATTTGCCTTCACATCTTCGGCGTCACGTCGCCTCGGGCGCAGGATTATGCCGTCGCCCTCGGCATGGCCTTCCAACTGACCAATATCCTGCGCGACGTCGGCGTTGACGCGGACGACAATCGCATTTATCTTCCTCTCGACGACCTCCAAGCCTGCAACTGTCCGGAACGGGGCGTCTTGAAAAAAATCTACACTCCGGAATTCAAGACTCTCATGAAAAAAGAAGCGGCCCGCGCCCGTCATTACTATGAAAAAGCCCGTTCCGCCTTCACGGCGCTGACCCCATCCGAACGCCGCGCCCTCGTCGTGGCGGAGATCATGCGCGCCATTTACAGCCGCATTCTCGGCAAGATCGAGCGAACCGATTACCAAGTATTCGGGCCTCGCGTCACCCTGTCCACCCCTCACCGGCTTGCAGTGGCGTTCGGCGTGTGGGCTCGCGGCTCCCGATTTTCGTGA
- a CDS encoding HAD family hydrolase: MRAVIFDFDGVIADTEPLHFEALRRTLATVGVALTEADYYANYLGFDDRGCIVEALRANRIPVTESIAHDLMREKARAYLASVRDHLVIFPGVREFVEEAASVYPVAIASGALRAEIELVLEQAGIRKAFCHITSAEDVANSKPDPEPFLRALAGLNQERPDAALTPDVCLVIEDSLPGIRAAKSAGMKVLAVTNTHTVQDLREADAVTSGLHTIKLAEMKARLWPA, from the coding sequence ATGCGCGCCGTGATTTTTGATTTCGACGGAGTCATTGCCGACACCGAACCCCTTCACTTCGAGGCGCTGCGCCGCACGCTCGCGACGGTCGGCGTGGCATTGACCGAAGCGGACTACTATGCCAACTACCTCGGTTTCGACGATCGCGGCTGCATTGTGGAGGCGCTGCGGGCGAACCGAATACCGGTTACGGAGTCCATCGCGCACGACTTGATGCGGGAAAAAGCCCGAGCTTATCTAGCCTCCGTCCGCGACCATCTCGTCATTTTCCCCGGCGTCAGAGAGTTCGTCGAAGAAGCCGCGTCGGTCTATCCGGTGGCGATCGCCTCCGGCGCGTTGCGGGCGGAAATAGAACTGGTGTTGGAACAGGCCGGCATCCGGAAAGCGTTTTGTCATATCACCAGCGCGGAGGACGTCGCGAACAGCAAGCCGGATCCCGAGCCGTTTCTGCGCGCGTTGGCCGGATTGAATCAAGAACGGCCCGACGCCGCGCTGACGCCCGACGTCTGTCTGGTCATCGAAGACTCTCTGCCGGGGATCAGGGCGGCCAAATCCGCGGGAATGAAAGTATTGGCCGTGACCAACACCCATACCGTTCAAGACCTGCGGGAAGCGGACGCTGTCACCTCCGGCTTGCACACGATCAAATTGGCAGAGATGAAAGCCCGTCTATGGCCGGCATGA
- a CDS encoding SH3 domain-containing protein produces MMFATDGPSIPGNLPIWSLFFARQPEPDLEFTEEELEQTSNIRSPSPLKTPPKKPGKSPLMWVLLLVLIGGGAYVAMEPNLVMDVVGPFLNDTPEPAPPVARKPASPAAGHSAPSVQPAPPTGSAVPSASDRPTETADSASSSPASPQTNLPPIPTPATQPNGTTAPSAAEAVPSATDSAPPLFEEGQRVALLPNPDAPREKVALSRDAAGTTRGPAVPPGTVFTILDGELQDSGWVYYVRSDYGTTGWLQEKQLRAKP; encoded by the coding sequence ATGATGTTTGCGACCGACGGCCCGTCCATACCCGGCAACCTGCCGATCTGGAGCCTCTTTTTCGCGCGTCAGCCGGAACCGGACTTGGAATTTACGGAAGAAGAGTTGGAGCAAACATCGAACATCCGCTCGCCCTCGCCCTTGAAAACTCCGCCTAAAAAACCGGGGAAAAGCCCCCTGATGTGGGTTCTTCTGCTGGTCTTGATCGGCGGCGGCGCCTACGTTGCGATGGAACCGAATCTCGTCATGGACGTCGTCGGACCGTTTCTCAACGACACGCCGGAGCCCGCGCCGCCGGTTGCGAGGAAACCGGCTTCACCGGCCGCCGGTCACAGCGCCCCGTCCGTTCAACCGGCTCCGCCGACGGGATCCGCCGTGCCATCGGCGAGTGATCGGCCGACCGAGACGGCCGACTCTGCCTCGTCATCGCCGGCTTCGCCCCAGACGAATCTCCCGCCGATTCCTACCCCGGCAACTCAACCCAATGGGACGACCGCGCCGTCGGCCGCCGAAGCCGTGCCATCGGCCACGGATTCCGCCCCTCCTCTCTTTGAAGAGGGCCAGCGGGTCGCGCTGCTGCCGAATCCCGATGCTCCACGCGAAAAGGTCGCCCTGTCGCGCGACGCGGCAGGAACAACGCGAGGCCCGGCCGTTCCTCCAGGAACCGTCTTCACGATCCTCGACGGGGAATTGCAGGACAGCGGCTGGGTGTACTACGTCCGAAGCGACTACGGCACGACCGGTTGGCTCCAAGAAAAACAACTTCGGGCCAAACCCTGA
- a CDS encoding adenosylcobalamin-dependent ribonucleoside-diphosphate reductase — MVAPRRLPQPKFSRNARVVLRQRYLAKGPGGAVAESSHAMLWRVARDIASGERHSSSAAHLHALARQFYELMASLVFLPNSPTLMNAGRPLQQLSACFVLPVEDSLESIFESLKQQALVHQSGGGTGFSFSRLRPQGDRIASTGGPASGPVSFMRLFNLATDVIKQGGTRRGANMGILRVDHPDILEFIDLKRRPGEMSNFNLSVGLTDRFIQAVARRRTYALVNPRTGRPVRRLPAAVVFDRLVQAAWHSGEPGVVFLDAINRANPTPHLGSIEATNPCGEQPLLPYESCTLGSINAAKFVVERNGSPAIDYDRLAAVIPLAVRFLDNVIDRTKFPVPLIETHTKRTRKIGLGIMGFADLLIGLGVPYDSDEALRIAEELMGFIQSRAHEASRRLAVERGTFPAYAGSRLQAEGRERRHATVTTIAPTGTISILADCSAGIEPLYGINVVHSVMENVHLERLHPEFLKQARARKLPLETLRREVGRQESIQHVTSIPEDLRRLFVTAHDISPTHHVRVQAAFQKYSDSGVSKTINLPASATPQDVADAFLLAHKLNCKGLTVYRSGSRQHQVLTCSRVSSC, encoded by the coding sequence ATGGTCGCACCACGTCGGCTGCCACAACCGAAATTTTCGCGGAATGCGCGCGTCGTGCTGCGGCAGCGGTATCTGGCCAAAGGCCCCGGCGGAGCCGTCGCCGAATCTTCACACGCCATGTTGTGGCGCGTCGCCCGCGATATCGCGTCAGGGGAGCGGCATTCTTCATCGGCGGCGCACCTCCACGCGCTGGCTCGTCAATTTTATGAACTGATGGCCTCGCTGGTTTTTCTGCCGAACTCGCCGACGCTCATGAACGCGGGCCGCCCCCTCCAGCAACTGTCGGCCTGTTTCGTGCTGCCGGTGGAGGACTCGTTGGAATCCATTTTCGAATCGCTCAAGCAGCAGGCGCTCGTCCATCAATCCGGCGGGGGCACGGGATTTTCGTTCAGTCGCCTCCGCCCTCAAGGCGATCGCATCGCCAGCACCGGCGGACCGGCGTCGGGCCCGGTTTCCTTCATGCGCCTCTTCAATCTGGCGACGGACGTCATCAAGCAGGGCGGAACGAGACGCGGCGCCAACATGGGAATTCTGCGCGTCGACCATCCCGATATCCTGGAGTTCATCGACCTGAAACGACGGCCCGGCGAGATGAGCAATTTCAACCTCTCCGTCGGCCTGACCGACCGATTCATTCAGGCGGTCGCGCGGCGCCGCACCTATGCGCTGGTCAATCCGCGCACCGGTCGGCCGGTTCGTCGTCTGCCGGCCGCAGTGGTCTTCGACCGGCTGGTTCAGGCCGCTTGGCACTCGGGAGAACCGGGCGTCGTGTTTCTCGACGCGATCAATCGAGCCAACCCCACTCCCCACCTCGGTTCCATCGAAGCCACCAATCCCTGCGGCGAGCAACCATTGCTGCCGTACGAATCCTGCACGCTCGGCTCCATCAATGCCGCCAAATTCGTCGTTGAACGAAACGGCTCGCCGGCCATCGACTACGATCGACTCGCCGCCGTCATTCCGCTCGCCGTCCGATTCCTTGACAACGTCATCGATCGCACCAAATTCCCGGTGCCGCTTATTGAAACGCACACCAAGCGGACGAGGAAAATAGGACTGGGGATCATGGGCTTCGCCGATCTCTTGATCGGACTCGGCGTGCCCTACGACAGCGACGAGGCGCTGCGGATCGCGGAAGAACTGATGGGGTTCATACAATCCCGGGCTCACGAGGCTTCCCGGCGACTGGCCGTGGAACGGGGAACGTTTCCCGCCTACGCGGGCAGCCGCTTGCAAGCGGAGGGGCGGGAGCGGCGGCATGCGACCGTCACGACCATCGCTCCCACCGGCACGATCAGTATCCTGGCGGACTGTTCGGCCGGCATCGAACCCCTTTACGGAATCAACGTCGTCCACTCCGTCATGGAGAACGTTCATTTAGAACGGCTTCATCCGGAATTTCTCAAACAAGCCCGCGCGAGAAAGCTCCCCCTTGAAACCCTGCGCCGCGAGGTCGGTCGACAAGAATCCATCCAACACGTGACTTCGATTCCGGAGGATCTCCGCCGCCTGTTCGTCACCGCGCACGATATCAGTCCGACCCATCACGTTCGCGTGCAAGCGGCCTTCCAAAAATACAGCGACAGCGGCGTCTCGAAGACGATCAACCTTCCCGCGTCGGCCACGCCCCAGGACGTGGCCGACGCGTTCTTGCTCGCCCATAAACTCAACTGCAAAGGTCTGACCGTCTATCGATCCGGAAGCCGACAGCACCAGGTGTTGACCTGCTCCCGCGTCTCATCGTGTTGA